One stretch of Gadus chalcogrammus isolate NIFS_2021 chromosome 14, NIFS_Gcha_1.0, whole genome shotgun sequence DNA includes these proteins:
- the kif18a gene encoding kinesin-like protein KIF18A isoform X2 — protein sequence MTNVGPLAVWEDDSRKVVVRGLSLHQPKSADDILKALDHGNRNRSQHPTEMNATSSRSHAVFQIYLKQQDKNAGLNPNVCVAKMSLIDLAGSERASASNARGARLWEGSNINRSLLALGNVINVLADPKSKKGHIPYRASKLTRLLKDSLGGNCRTVMIANISPSSKMYDDTHNTLKYADRAKQIKSSLNSNVVSLNSHVGQYAVICEKQREEILKLKEKLKEYEGSKIHNMAPGGSELTWSRKKAEFKQLSDSLQAIFSGRAQIRREQLDLERQLKENALRQRHSEEANQQVHLFCAKEKTEKATCKHERRIASLRTTQQHIHDKLIEAKKRFQNNDDWLHRVENEMKLLGQNAKPPEVLEKDLYCHRLELQVNDLKQHLKQMIQLTTLQDQENKRTQKMVNILLPAHSRHRVVLTAAGLAGEIDSLENQELEQLVLRERGVVWADQDTGEQCTTDDGTSTTGGDLVPILSFSHLAYHQDSPCSAELPKIISRRLAHSSPSTKGDQGVPDKRPVRRNLSASLPPYGPVATTSAHQHSLQVTEEGMFPLQSTPLPQWARGAAAPPAAYDPNMTFEVADGEDQTADDSRSAAPAGVSTWQGSDPAEPHLSTAVGSVTSTSRGLKVPSLLDRKCAKPPYMALTSAAIGKRKLNSGIKEEDATAVVAFKRVKLEPAVTRRPLRVQRGAGSDENKPRRVVRSKSEGMLNERGACKSRSTFYKTAQPFERVVKKM from the exons ATGACTAATGTTGGTCCATTGGCAGTGTGGGAAGATGATTCGAGGAAAGTTGTGGTTCGAGGTCTATCCCTCCATCAG CCCAAATCTGCAGATGACATTCTTAAGGCTTTGGATCATGGCAACCGAAACAGGTCACAGCATCCTACTGAGATGAATGCCACTTCATCGCGCTCCCATGCGGTTTTCCAG ATATACTTAAAGCAGCAGGACAAGAATGCTGGCCTCAATCCTAACGTGTGTGTTGCCAAAATGAGCCTGATTGACCTGGCAGGATCAGAGAGAGCGAGTGCATCCAATGCCCGGGGGGCACGTCTATGGGAGGGTTCAAACATCAACCGCTCCCTGCTCGCCCTGGGGAATGTTATTAATGTTCTTGCTGACCCAAAG agTAAAAAAGGTCACATCCCATACAGGGCCAGCAAGCTCACGCGATTACTGAAAGACTCCTTGGGCGGAAACTGCAGGACGGTCATGATTGCAAACATAAGCCCTTCGTCCAAGATGTACGACGACACCCACAACACGCTAAAGTACGCAGACAGAGCCAAGCAGATCAAGTCTTCG CTGAATAGCAACGTTGTCAGTCTGAACAGCCACGTCGGCCAGTATGCGGTGATCTGTGAGAAACAACGGGAAGAG ATCCTGAAGCTGAAGGAGAAGTTAAAGGAATATGAGGGGAGTAAGATCCATAACATGGCGCCTGGAGGTTCAGAATTGACCTGGTCTCGGAAAAAAGCAGAGTTTAAGCA gttgTCGGACTCTTTGCAGGCGATCTTCTCGGGCCGTGCCCAGATCAGAAGGGAGCAGCTGGATCTGGAGCGGCAGCTGAAGGAGAACGCGCTGCGCCAGCGGCACAGCGAGGAGGCCAACCAGCAGGTCCACTTGTTCTGTGCCAAGGAGAAGACCGAGAAG GCCACCTGCAAGCACGAGCGCAGGATCGCTTCCCTGAGAACCACGCAGCAGCACATCCACGATAAGCTGATCGAGGCCAAGAAACGGTTCCAAAACAACGATGACTGGCTCCACCGCGTCGAGAACGAGATGAAGCTGCTGGGCCAGAATGCCAAGCCTCCAGAG GTCTTGGAAAAGGACCTGTATTGCCACAGACTCGAGTTGCAGGTGAACGACCTCAAGCAACACCTCAAGCAGATGATTCAGCTTACCACACTGCAGGATCAGGAGAACAAGCGCACGCAGAA AATGGTGAACATCTTGCTACCCGCTCACAGTCGTCACAGAGTCGTGTTGACCGCGGCCGGACTGGCCGGCGAAATCGACTCCCTGGAGAACCAGGAGCTCGAACAATTGGTGCTGCGTGAGAGGGGTGTGGTCTGGGCTGACCAGGACACCGGGGAGCAATGCACGACGGATGACGGGACGTCGACGACCGGCGGTGACCTGGTGCCCATCCTGTCGTTTTCCCATCTCGCGTACCACCAGGACAGCCCCTGCA GTGCAGAATTGCCCAAGATAATATCAAGAAGACTAGCACACAGCTCTCCATCAACTAAAG GGGACCAGGGAGTCCCTGACAAGCGGCCCGTCAGGAGGAACCTCTCGGCGTCGCTGCCGCCGTACGGCCCCGTGGCGACGACGTCGGCGCATCAACACAGCCTCCAGGTCACGGAGGAGGGCATGTTCCCGCTGCAGAGCACCCCCCTGCCGCAGTGGGCTCGGGGCGCCGCCGCCCCGCCGGCAGCCTATGATCCCAACATGACATTTGAAGTGGCCGACGGCGAGGATCAAACGGCGGACGACTCCAGGTCGGCGGCTCCCGCTGGCGTCTCCACGTGGCAGGGCTCGGACCCCGCTGAACCACATCTGTCCACGGCCGTAGGGTCCGTCACGAGCACTAGCAGAGG tttaaaggtcccatctTTGCTGGACAGAAAGTGTGCCAAACCGCCCTACATGGCATTGACTTCAGCGGCGATAGGAAAGCGTAAACTAAACAG TGGCATCAAGGAGGAAGACGCGACCGCTGTTGTGGCCTTCAAGCGTGTGAAACTAGAACCGGCGGTCACCAGGAGACCTCTGAGGGTTCAGCGTGGGGCCG GGTCGGACGAGAACAAGCCCAGGAGGGTGGTGAGGAGCAAATCGGAAGGGATGCTCAACGAGCGGGGGGCTTGCAAGTCCAGGTCCACCTTCTATAAGACCGCCCAGCCGTTTGAGCGAGTCGTAAAGAAGATGTGA